In Natronococcus occultus SP4, the following proteins share a genomic window:
- the carA gene encoding glutamine-hydrolyzing carbamoyl-phosphate synthase small subunit, whose product MTAAYVALEGGHVIEGRGRAPGTARGELVFTTAYTGYEESLTDPSYEEQVLTFSYPLIGNYGVREERFEDDRVHPRAVLSRELTEDVADWLESEGVPAMDHLDTREVVTDIRDEGAMKCGIAVGEDVSEEDALAELEACKEMSEHTEIGAQVSVDEPEVHGAGNDGATVTLIDCGAKGSIVSSLVERDAEVHVLPYDAGVEDVAAVDPDVLFISNGPGDPVNFEPTIELVEEYVGEAPIAGICLGQQIVAEALGGSTEKMAFGHRGVNQPVLDLDSGRVVMTTQNHGYAVAEPGEHLEVTQINVNDDTPEGLDGIEHDILTRQYHPEANPGPEDTLDFFDDVLAMAGDRSQRAVPADD is encoded by the coding sequence ATGACAGCTGCCTACGTTGCGCTGGAGGGTGGCCACGTGATCGAGGGCCGTGGTCGCGCTCCGGGAACGGCCCGTGGCGAACTGGTTTTCACGACGGCCTACACCGGCTACGAGGAGAGTCTGACCGATCCGTCCTACGAGGAGCAGGTCCTTACCTTCTCGTACCCGCTGATCGGAAACTACGGCGTCCGCGAGGAGCGGTTCGAGGACGACCGCGTTCACCCCCGCGCCGTCCTCTCCCGAGAGCTCACCGAGGACGTCGCCGACTGGCTCGAGAGCGAGGGCGTTCCCGCCATGGACCACCTCGACACCCGTGAGGTCGTCACCGACATCCGCGACGAGGGCGCAATGAAGTGCGGCATCGCCGTCGGCGAGGACGTCTCCGAGGAGGACGCCCTGGCCGAACTGGAGGCCTGCAAGGAGATGAGCGAGCACACCGAGATCGGCGCCCAGGTCAGCGTCGACGAGCCCGAGGTCCACGGCGCCGGCAACGACGGCGCGACCGTCACGCTGATCGACTGCGGTGCGAAGGGCTCGATCGTCAGCTCGCTGGTCGAGCGCGACGCCGAGGTCCACGTCCTGCCCTACGACGCCGGCGTCGAGGACGTCGCGGCCGTCGACCCCGACGTCCTGTTCATCTCGAACGGCCCGGGTGATCCGGTCAACTTCGAGCCGACCATCGAACTCGTCGAGGAGTACGTCGGCGAGGCACCGATCGCCGGCATCTGTCTCGGCCAGCAGATCGTCGCCGAGGCGCTCGGCGGCAGCACCGAGAAGATGGCCTTCGGCCACCGCGGCGTCAACCAGCCCGTGCTCGATCTCGACTCGGGTCGCGTTGTTATGACGACCCAGAACCACGGCTACGCTGTCGCGGAGCCGGGCGAGCACCTCGAGGTCACGCAGATCAACGTCAACGACGACACGCCCGAGGGGCTCGACGGGATCGAACACGACATCCTCACCCGCCAGTACCACCCCGAAGCCAACCCCGGCCCCGAGGACACCCTCGACTTCTTCGACGACGTCCTCGCGATGGCCGGCGACCGAAGCCAGCGAGCCGTTCCCGCGGACGACTGA
- a CDS encoding Lrp/AsnC family transcriptional regulator, with product MDELDRQILDTLRRDARTPYTEIADEVGTSEGTVRNRVERMMEEGVIERFTISTHTGNVKAMIEVSVAVDVDTKVVSERMAEWEEVDFVWMVSGEQDIVLVVDAADTRGVNDLITQARDQEEVVSTQTRLILDEQLG from the coding sequence ATGGACGAGCTGGACCGACAGATCCTCGATACGCTGCGGCGGGACGCCCGGACGCCGTACACCGAGATCGCCGACGAGGTCGGGACGAGCGAGGGAACGGTACGAAACCGCGTCGAACGGATGATGGAGGAGGGGGTGATCGAGCGGTTTACGATATCGACCCATACGGGCAACGTCAAGGCGATGATCGAGGTCAGCGTCGCCGTCGACGTCGACACCAAGGTCGTCTCGGAACGGATGGCCGAGTGGGAGGAGGTCGATTTCGTCTGGATGGTCTCGGGCGAGCAAGACATCGTACTGGTCGTCGACGCCGCCGACACCCGCGGGGTCAACGACCTCATCACGCAGGCTCGCGACCAGGAAGAGGTCGTCAGCACCCAGACGCGGCTGATTCTGGACGAGCAGCTCGGTTGA
- a CDS encoding CehA/McbA family metallohydrolase — protein sequence MFAVDLHAHTRFFHGHRRLGDRFDPYGFRLLARAIDVRGLDGVATTNHDYYTPFSSARVTVIPGIEVSTTRGHVLVVGPDPPAETVPGEYTPAEVVELAHDRGCAAIVAHPYRDSTIRELDELPFDAIEINGKHPRTERLVQQLAERHELPLVGGSDAHYPFEAGRAYTRIDAAELTPEAVVEAIRDGRVEPRVATGRSDRALRRLYRTIHARKHPDGLLSDPSPGVGDPPEPDDP from the coding sequence ATGTTCGCTGTCGACCTCCACGCTCACACGCGGTTCTTCCACGGCCATCGCCGTCTCGGGGATCGGTTCGACCCCTACGGGTTCCGGCTGCTCGCACGAGCGATCGACGTCCGCGGACTCGACGGCGTCGCCACGACGAACCACGACTACTACACGCCGTTTTCGTCCGCGCGCGTGACGGTGATCCCCGGAATCGAGGTGTCGACGACCCGCGGGCACGTCCTCGTTGTCGGCCCCGATCCGCCGGCCGAGACGGTGCCGGGTGAGTACACGCCCGCGGAGGTCGTCGAGCTGGCCCACGACCGGGGCTGTGCGGCGATCGTCGCTCACCCCTACCGCGACAGCACGATCAGGGAACTCGATGAGTTGCCGTTCGACGCGATCGAGATCAACGGCAAACACCCCCGGACCGAGCGACTGGTCCAGCAACTGGCCGAACGCCACGAGCTGCCCCTGGTCGGGGGCAGCGACGCCCACTACCCCTTCGAGGCGGGGCGGGCGTACACGCGGATCGACGCCGCCGAGCTCACACCCGAGGCGGTCGTCGAGGCGATCCGGGACGGCCGGGTCGAGCCTCGAGTCGCAACTGGACGGTCCGACCGCGCGCTGCGGCGGCTCTACCGCACGATTCATGCCCGGAAACATCCCGACGGACTGCTGTCGGATCCGTCCCCCGGCGTGGGCGACCCTCCGGAGCCCGACGATCCATGA
- a CDS encoding diacylglycerol/lipid kinase family protein — MNGDAERVGRTSGPDTAPDAKHVVVCNPASGTEDHVDQVRALARERDFVVRITEQEGDAVRFAREAAADGAELVVASGGDGTINEVVNGVLEADAFAETTLAVVPTGTGNNFASNVGVDSVESAFEAIDTGRRRRIDLGTANGRAFVNSCVGGLTAEASAATTPSEKRRFGVLAYVGRTLETITSFDSLPIRATLDPKPEDCGGSSRRTWTGEAMLVLVGNCRRFGGTGHTQAHVEDGLFEVTIVENASTTDLVGEAALARVFERDERRIVRHRVPSLTLESLRDEPIEYSLDGEMLAAETLSLETTATTLEVVVGDRYRPDPDVSGE, encoded by the coding sequence ATGAACGGAGACGCCGAGCGAGTCGGACGGACGAGCGGACCGGACACAGCGCCTGACGCGAAGCACGTCGTCGTCTGTAACCCGGCAAGCGGAACCGAAGACCACGTCGATCAGGTCCGTGCGCTCGCCCGCGAGCGAGACTTTGTGGTTCGAATCACCGAACAGGAGGGGGATGCGGTTCGATTCGCCCGGGAGGCCGCGGCCGACGGCGCCGAACTCGTCGTCGCGTCCGGCGGCGACGGAACGATCAACGAGGTCGTCAACGGCGTCCTCGAGGCCGACGCGTTCGCGGAGACGACGCTGGCAGTCGTTCCGACGGGAACGGGCAACAACTTCGCGTCGAACGTTGGCGTCGACAGCGTCGAGTCGGCCTTCGAGGCGATCGATACGGGTCGGCGACGACGGATCGATCTCGGCACCGCGAACGGGCGGGCGTTCGTCAACTCCTGTGTGGGCGGCCTCACGGCGGAAGCAAGCGCCGCGACGACGCCGAGCGAGAAGCGACGGTTCGGCGTGCTCGCGTACGTCGGCCGAACACTCGAAACGATCACCTCGTTTGACTCCCTGCCGATCCGAGCAACGCTCGATCCGAAGCCCGAGGACTGCGGCGGGAGTAGCCGTCGCACGTGGACCGGCGAGGCGATGCTCGTCCTCGTCGGGAACTGTCGGCGCTTCGGCGGCACTGGCCACACCCAGGCCCACGTCGAGGACGGTCTGTTCGAGGTGACGATCGTCGAGAACGCCTCGACGACCGACCTCGTCGGCGAGGCGGCACTCGCGAGAGTGTTCGAGCGCGACGAGCGCCGTATCGTCCGTCACCGGGTGCCGTCGCTGACCCTCGAGAGCCTGCGCGACGAGCCGATAGAGTACAGTCTCGACGGCGAGATGCTCGCCGCGGAGACGCTCTCGCTGGAGACGACCGCGACGACGCTCGAGGTCGTCGTCGGCGATCGCTACCGGCCGGATCCAGACGTCAGCGGGGAGTGA
- a CDS encoding NUDIX hydrolase — protein sequence MSTPQDEDAHENARQDVIAVDEDDTELELVNRLEAHTGDGIRHRAFTALVFDRDDNILLAQRAPGKRLWGTHWDGTVASHPVQGQSQEEATRQRLEEELGVTPDQYDDLRITDRFEYKRYFENAGVEHEVCSVLKLTLSDRTLDPDRDEVAGLLWVPYERLHQNPEWYRQLRLCPWFEIAMRRDVRSE from the coding sequence ATGAGTACGCCACAGGACGAGGACGCCCACGAAAACGCACGGCAGGACGTGATCGCCGTCGACGAGGACGACACCGAACTCGAACTCGTCAACCGCCTCGAGGCCCACACCGGTGACGGGATCCGCCACCGGGCGTTTACCGCGCTCGTTTTCGACCGGGACGACAACATCCTACTGGCCCAGCGCGCGCCGGGCAAGCGCCTCTGGGGGACTCACTGGGACGGCACCGTCGCCTCCCACCCCGTGCAAGGACAGAGCCAGGAGGAGGCGACCCGCCAGCGCCTCGAGGAGGAACTGGGCGTTACACCCGACCAGTACGACGATCTGCGGATCACCGACCGCTTCGAGTACAAGCGCTACTTCGAGAACGCGGGCGTCGAACACGAGGTCTGTTCCGTCCTGAAGCTGACGCTGTCGGATCGCACGCTCGATCCCGACAGGGACGAGGTCGCCGGCCTGTTGTGGGTTCCCTACGAGCGACTCCACCAGAACCCCGAGTGGTACCGACAGCTCCGTCTCTGTCCGTGGTTCGAGATCGCGATGCGTCGGGACGTCCGTTCGGAGTAG
- a CDS encoding CAP domain-containing protein, with protein MVRDTRRSFVRNAATLVAGSAALGAAGASGVAASDREYEAAVETAIHDRVNAVRAEHGLDPLSYREDLAAAAASHSQDMAERSYLSHTSPEGETMTDRYERFDVDCWGRAENVLYNYASDESPTAAARRSVDQWMGSDGHRRNVLSTSWTAEGIGAAVADDGRLYVTQNFGSNCR; from the coding sequence ATGGTACGCGACACACGCCGATCGTTCGTACGGAACGCAGCTACCCTCGTTGCCGGAAGCGCCGCGCTCGGTGCCGCCGGCGCGAGCGGGGTCGCCGCGAGCGACCGCGAGTACGAGGCCGCCGTCGAGACGGCGATCCACGACCGCGTCAACGCCGTTCGCGCCGAGCACGGGCTCGACCCCCTCTCCTACCGCGAGGACCTCGCGGCGGCCGCGGCCTCCCACAGCCAGGATATGGCCGAGCGCAGCTACCTGTCACACACCTCGCCGGAGGGCGAGACGATGACCGACCGGTACGAGCGGTTCGACGTCGACTGCTGGGGACGGGCCGAGAACGTCCTGTACAACTACGCGAGCGACGAGTCACCGACGGCGGCCGCACGACGGAGCGTCGACCAGTGGATGGGAAGCGACGGCCACCGCCGGAACGTTCTCTCGACGTCCTGGACCGCCGAGGGGATCGGCGCCGCAGTCGCCGACGACGGACGGCTGTACGTGACCCAGAACTTCGGCTCGAACTGCCGCTGA
- a CDS encoding zinc-binding dehydrogenase codes for MQAVKVTEHGGTDVIEYGDYPDPEVGRDEVLVDVKAGALNHLDVWVRRGLPTLDLEMPHVPGSDAAGVVDDVGEDVTRFAPGDRVAVTAGVHCGDCEFCRSGDPTLCVNFHLIGEHVPGVHSEYAAVPEDNLIPVPADVDWVTAGSTSLVFQTAWRLLIDRADIEAGEKVLVLGASGGVGHAAVQIADYAGAEVYATGSTEAKLQHARDLGADHVVNYEQQNFAEWVRSETGNRGVDVVVDYIGAGTWRDSIKSLAKNGRLVTCGGTAGGNPETDIPRIFWNQLQIIGSTMGTPGQVDDVMELVWDGTFEPAIREVLPMSETARAHEIIESREGFGKVAVRPDSEL; via the coding sequence ATGCAAGCGGTCAAAGTAACCGAGCACGGCGGGACCGACGTCATCGAGTACGGCGACTACCCCGACCCCGAGGTCGGCCGCGACGAGGTGCTGGTCGACGTCAAGGCGGGTGCGTTGAACCACCTCGACGTCTGGGTTCGCCGTGGGTTGCCGACGCTGGACCTCGAGATGCCCCACGTCCCCGGCAGCGACGCCGCGGGCGTCGTCGACGACGTCGGCGAGGACGTCACCCGGTTCGCGCCGGGCGACCGCGTCGCGGTCACCGCGGGGGTTCACTGCGGGGACTGTGAGTTCTGTCGGAGCGGGGATCCGACCCTGTGTGTCAACTTCCACCTGATCGGCGAGCACGTCCCCGGAGTCCACTCCGAGTACGCCGCGGTCCCCGAGGACAACCTCATCCCGGTCCCGGCGGACGTCGACTGGGTCACCGCGGGCTCGACGTCGCTCGTCTTCCAGACCGCCTGGCGGCTGCTGATCGACCGCGCCGACATCGAGGCCGGCGAGAAGGTCCTCGTGTTGGGGGCAAGCGGCGGCGTCGGCCACGCTGCGGTCCAGATCGCCGACTACGCGGGCGCGGAGGTGTACGCGACCGGGAGCACCGAGGCGAAGCTCCAGCACGCCCGCGACCTCGGCGCCGACCACGTCGTCAACTACGAGCAACAGAACTTCGCGGAGTGGGTCCGCAGCGAGACGGGCAACCGGGGTGTCGACGTCGTCGTCGACTACATCGGGGCGGGCACCTGGCGGGACTCGATCAAGAGCCTCGCGAAGAACGGGCGGCTGGTCACCTGCGGGGGGACCGCGGGCGGGAACCCCGAGACGGACATCCCGCGGATCTTCTGGAACCAGCTCCAGATCATCGGCTCGACGATGGGCACGCCGGGGCAGGTCGATGACGTGATGGAACTCGTCTGGGACGGCACCTTCGAGCCCGCGATCCGCGAGGTGCTCCCGATGAGCGAGACCGCCCGCGCCCACGAGATCATCGAGTCCCGAGAGGGCTTTGGCAAGGTCGCCGTTCGCCCCGACAGCGAGCTGTAG
- a CDS encoding MogA/MoaB family molybdenum cofactor biosynthesis protein — MEMTEPADELPRIGVVTIATDRSLSTDAAGETIEDVLEERGHEVPMREHVGSDHDKVQSIVSRMIDRDDVDLVVTSGATSIEPDDITLEAVRPLLDKELSTFDDLFATLSYEAFGSHAVAARTLAGVSGGVPVFCLPGNRDAVRLGLEKLLLPEAGHLVSLARSEATVADPGIEKEIQEE, encoded by the coding sequence ATGGAGATGACCGAGCCCGCCGACGAACTCCCCAGAATTGGCGTCGTCACGATCGCGACGGATCGATCGCTCAGTACCGACGCGGCCGGCGAGACGATCGAGGACGTCCTCGAGGAACGCGGCCACGAGGTACCGATGCGAGAACACGTTGGCTCGGACCACGACAAGGTCCAGTCGATCGTCTCGCGGATGATCGATCGCGACGACGTCGATCTGGTGGTCACGAGCGGGGCGACCAGCATCGAACCCGACGATATCACCCTCGAGGCGGTGCGACCGCTGCTCGACAAGGAGCTGTCGACGTTCGACGATCTGTTCGCGACGCTTTCCTACGAGGCCTTCGGCTCCCACGCCGTCGCGGCTCGAACGCTCGCGGGCGTTTCCGGTGGCGTTCCGGTGTTCTGTCTCCCCGGAAACCGCGACGCCGTCCGGCTCGGACTCGAGAAGCTCCTCCTGCCGGAGGCCGGGCATCTCGTCTCGCTGGCGCGGTCCGAGGCGACGGTCGCCGACCCCGGGATCGAAAAGGAGATCCAGGAGGAGTAG
- a CDS encoding 5-formyltetrahydrofolate cyclo-ligase — translation MAEDKQAIRERIWDDLEESGVARFPFPPHGRIPNFAGAEEAADRLADQPEWEAATAIKANPDAPQLPVRRRALRAGKTVYMAVPRLRDERCFLKLDPDVLEDYDAATTVSGSSEHGQQVGPEAVEEIDLVVSGSVAVTSSGDRIGKGEGYSDLEYAVLRELDLVDESTTVATTIHDRQLIADAVATGDHDVTMDLLITPETVRRPERGSQPGGIDWELLSDERLEEIPVLQRLRDGRLEE, via the coding sequence ATGGCCGAGGACAAACAGGCGATCCGCGAGCGGATCTGGGACGATCTCGAGGAGAGCGGCGTCGCCCGGTTCCCGTTCCCGCCCCACGGCCGGATCCCGAACTTCGCCGGCGCCGAGGAGGCCGCCGACAGGCTGGCCGACCAGCCCGAATGGGAGGCCGCAACGGCGATCAAGGCCAACCCCGACGCTCCCCAGCTCCCGGTTCGTCGCCGTGCGCTCCGGGCGGGCAAGACCGTCTACATGGCCGTCCCGCGCCTGCGCGACGAGCGGTGCTTCCTGAAGCTCGACCCCGACGTTCTCGAGGACTACGACGCGGCGACGACGGTCTCGGGCTCCTCCGAGCATGGCCAGCAGGTCGGCCCGGAAGCCGTCGAGGAGATCGATCTCGTCGTCTCCGGCAGCGTCGCCGTCACGTCCTCGGGCGATCGGATCGGCAAGGGTGAGGGGTACAGCGACCTCGAGTACGCCGTCCTCCGGGAGCTCGACCTCGTCGACGAGTCGACGACGGTCGCGACGACGATCCACGACCGCCAGCTGATCGCGGACGCGGTCGCGACCGGCGACCACGACGTCACGATGGATCTGCTGATCACACCCGAGACGGTCCGTCGACCGGAGCGTGGCTCACAGCCCGGCGGGATCGACTGGGAACTACTTTCGGACGAACGGCTCGAGGAGATTCCGGTGTTACAGCGGCTTCGGGACGGTCGACTCGAGGAGTAG
- a CDS encoding DUF7126 family protein: MSTTAIVAGPDEDGIGDALEAEGVDVARVNGVLSRPTLEEAGVLEADLYVLTDIDQATTIPIVCDLNDDVRTVAYGERTVPEFVRGQLDLALDPQLMDAALVAEELVG; this comes from the coding sequence ATGAGCACGACGGCCATCGTCGCCGGCCCCGACGAGGACGGGATCGGCGACGCCCTCGAGGCCGAGGGCGTCGACGTCGCTCGAGTCAACGGCGTGCTCTCGCGACCGACCCTCGAGGAGGCGGGCGTCCTCGAGGCGGACCTGTACGTGCTGACCGATATCGATCAGGCGACGACGATTCCGATCGTCTGTGACCTCAACGACGACGTTCGCACGGTCGCGTACGGCGAGCGGACGGTGCCGGAGTTCGTCCGCGGGCAGCTCGATCTGGCACTCGACCCGCAGCTGATGGACGCGGCGCTGGTCGCCGAGGAGCTGGTCGGCTGA
- the guaA gene encoding glutamine-hydrolyzing GMP synthase: MVDTDTFVPEAVEEIENEVGDANAVIALSGGVDSSVAAALAYEAIGDQLTPVYVDTGLMRKGETDGIRETFDYMDSLRVIDAKDRFLEKLAGVTDPEEKRAAIGEQFIREFEREATDADADYLVQGTIYPDRIESEGGIKSHHNVGGLPEVVDFEGIVEPVRDLYKDEVREVARHLGLEEIVAERMPFPGPGLAVRVIGEVTEEKLEVARHACHVVEEELEEYEPWQALAAVIGKATGVKGDNRVHGWVVSVRSVESRDGMTARAQELDWETLQRIQSRITGENENVARVVYDVTHKPPATIEYE; encoded by the coding sequence ATGGTCGATACAGATACGTTCGTTCCGGAAGCAGTCGAAGAGATCGAAAACGAAGTCGGCGACGCGAACGCGGTCATCGCCCTCTCGGGCGGCGTCGACTCCTCCGTCGCGGCCGCACTGGCCTACGAGGCCATCGGCGACCAACTCACCCCCGTCTACGTCGACACGGGGCTGATGCGAAAGGGCGAGACCGATGGGATTCGCGAGACGTTCGACTACATGGATTCCCTGCGGGTCATCGACGCGAAAGACCGCTTCCTCGAGAAGCTCGCGGGCGTCACCGACCCCGAGGAGAAACGCGCCGCGATCGGCGAACAGTTCATCCGGGAGTTCGAGCGCGAGGCCACAGACGCGGACGCGGACTACCTCGTTCAGGGGACGATCTACCCCGACCGAATCGAGAGCGAGGGCGGGATCAAGTCCCACCACAACGTCGGCGGTCTGCCGGAGGTCGTCGACTTCGAGGGGATCGTCGAACCCGTCCGCGATCTGTACAAAGACGAGGTCCGTGAGGTCGCACGTCACCTCGGGCTCGAGGAGATCGTCGCCGAGCGGATGCCGTTCCCCGGTCCCGGGCTCGCCGTGCGCGTGATCGGCGAGGTCACCGAGGAGAAACTCGAGGTCGCTCGTCACGCCTGCCATGTCGTCGAGGAGGAGCTCGAGGAGTACGAGCCCTGGCAGGCTCTGGCCGCGGTGATCGGCAAGGCAACGGGCGTGAAAGGCGACAACCGAGTCCACGGCTGGGTCGTCTCGGTTCGGTCGGTCGAATCCCGCGACGGGATGACCGCCCGCGCCCAGGAGCTCGACTGGGAGACCCTCCAGCGCATCCAGTCCCGGATCACCGGCGAGAACGAGAACGTCGCGCGGGTCGTCTACGACGTCACCCACAAACCGCCCGCGACCATCGAGTACGAATGA
- a CDS encoding CTP synthase, with protein MPTESDTHYDPSLGNKFIFVTGGVMSGLGKGITAASTGRLLKNAGFDVTAVKVDPYLNVDAGTMNPYQHGEVYVLEDGGEVDLDLGNYERFLDVDMTSDHNITTGKTYQHVIEKERAGDYLGKTVQIIPHITDDIKRRIREAAEGTDVCIVEVGGTVGDIEGMPYLEALRQFAHEEDEDDILFTHVTLVPYSKNGEQKTKPTQHSVKEVRSIGLQPDVIVGRCENRLEPKTKEKIALFCDIPTDAVFSNPDVEDVYQVPLMVEEEGLDQYVLEHFGLASEALPEGQRANEWREIVTTEKSESVDIALVGKYDLEDAYMSIHESLKHAGFELGADVDVRWVAAGDVADGHDGQLADVDGIIVPGGFGMRGSEGKIEAVQYARENDVPFLGLCLGFQMAVVEYARNVLGLEDAHSAEMNEETPHPVIDILPEQYEVEDMGGTMRLGEHTTVIEPETLAYELYGDTSCEERHRHRYEVNPEYFDRFEDEPLQFSGTAGNRMEILELDTHPYFLGTQFHPEYTSRPGQPSPPFVGLLEAAVDRTKSETEATH; from the coding sequence ATGCCGACGGAATCGGACACTCATTATGATCCCTCGCTGGGGAACAAGTTCATTTTCGTCACCGGCGGGGTTATGTCGGGGCTCGGGAAGGGGATCACGGCCGCCAGCACCGGCCGGCTCCTGAAAAACGCCGGGTTCGACGTGACAGCGGTCAAGGTCGATCCCTACCTGAACGTCGACGCGGGGACGATGAACCCCTACCAGCACGGCGAGGTGTACGTTCTGGAAGACGGTGGGGAGGTCGACCTCGACCTGGGGAACTACGAGCGGTTCCTCGACGTCGATATGACCTCCGACCACAACATCACCACCGGGAAGACCTACCAGCACGTCATCGAGAAGGAACGGGCCGGCGACTACCTGGGAAAGACGGTCCAGATCATTCCCCACATCACCGACGACATCAAGCGACGCATTCGTGAAGCGGCGGAAGGGACCGACGTCTGTATCGTCGAGGTCGGCGGCACCGTCGGCGACATCGAGGGGATGCCCTACCTCGAGGCGCTGCGCCAGTTCGCTCACGAGGAAGACGAGGACGACATCCTCTTTACCCACGTCACGCTGGTGCCGTACTCGAAAAACGGCGAACAGAAGACGAAGCCGACCCAGCACTCGGTCAAGGAGGTCCGCTCGATCGGGCTCCAGCCCGACGTGATCGTCGGGCGCTGCGAGAACCGGCTCGAGCCCAAAACGAAAGAAAAGATCGCGCTGTTCTGTGACATTCCGACCGACGCGGTGTTTTCCAACCCCGACGTCGAGGACGTCTACCAGGTGCCCCTGATGGTCGAGGAGGAGGGGCTCGACCAGTACGTCCTCGAGCACTTCGGACTCGCGAGCGAGGCCTTGCCGGAGGGCCAGCGGGCAAACGAGTGGCGGGAGATCGTCACGACCGAGAAGTCCGAATCGGTCGACATCGCGCTGGTCGGCAAGTACGATCTCGAGGACGCATACATGTCGATCCACGAGTCGCTGAAACACGCCGGCTTCGAGCTGGGCGCCGACGTCGACGTCCGCTGGGTGGCCGCCGGCGACGTCGCCGACGGTCACGACGGCCAGCTCGCCGACGTCGACGGGATCATCGTCCCCGGCGGATTCGGGATGCGCGGCTCCGAGGGGAAGATCGAGGCAGTCCAGTACGCCCGCGAGAACGACGTCCCGTTCCTCGGGCTCTGTCTCGGCTTCCAGATGGCGGTCGTCGAGTACGCCCGGAACGTGCTGGGGCTCGAGGACGCCCACTCCGCGGAGATGAACGAGGAGACGCCCCACCCGGTCATTGACATCCTGCCCGAGCAGTACGAGGTCGAGGATATGGGCGGGACGATGCGGCTGGGAGAGCACACGACGGTGATCGAGCCCGAGACGCTAGCTTACGAGCTGTACGGCGACACGTCCTGTGAGGAACGCCACCGCCACCGCTACGAGGTCAACCCCGAGTACTTCGATCGGTTCGAGGACGAACCCCTGCAGTTCTCGGGGACTGCGGGCAACCGGATGGAGATCCTCGAGCTCGATACCCATCCGTACTTCCTGGGGACGCAGTTCCACCCCGAGTACACGTCTCGACCCGGCCAGCCGAGCCCGCCATTCGTGGGCCTGCTCGAGGCCGCGGTCGATCGAACCAAATCCGAAACCGAGGCAACCCACTGA